Part of the Hippopotamus amphibius kiboko isolate mHipAmp2 chromosome 7, mHipAmp2.hap2, whole genome shotgun sequence genome, CTTTGACATCCCgccacccgcccctcccccagagccGGCTGGAATCCCACCGCTGCCCCCAGCCCGCTTGAGTTCAGAGAAAGATCTCCACGACACCCGCCGccccgcaccccccacccctgctctaaGCAGCTTCCTTTCTCAAAGGCCTGGCGCGTTGTTGCAGAGGGCTCCGCGGCCCGACatctcaaaaaaggaaaagaaaagaaaagaaaaccaactcAGTGATTTGCAGGTGCAAAACGGAAGCCATCATCTGACGTTTTCAGAACTATTGTGGCTCACGCTCTCCTTCCATGGTAGCGGGAAAGAACACAGTTCAGGTGCAGATGCTGTCTGGTGTGACCCCGTGGGAGCCGGCGTGGACTCTACTGCTCCTTATTTTCATTCGCTGTCTCTTCACAGTTGTCCTGTTCATCCTCCTGGACCAAGAACTCCTCGGGGGGCCACCGCAGCTCCCCGCTCTCCACCTCCCCCTCCGTGGGCTCCACCACGATGGAGGGCAGACGATCCTTCAGTTTGCAGCAGCGGTCAAAGTCTGATGGGTCAGGGAAGAtctgaaataaaagagagaacCCAGTCATGTATACATGCGGGACTGAGCCCCCACTATACACTAAGGATCTGCTACACTCTTGGGATACTGGGAGCATCAGACATGAGGCAGGGAGCAAACTCTGGGGCAACAGAGGAAACCATCCTTCATCAGACTAATCCTGAAGCTGAAAGTTTTCTTGGCAGTGCCCCCGAATTTGTGTTTGTacttcttggttttgttttcagataaAAGAACTCAAAACCATGTCCTCCACAGTAAGTCACATCTCCAT contains:
- the LBH gene encoding protein LBH, with the protein product MSVYFPIHCPDYLRSAKMTEVMMNTPSMEEIGLSPRKDGLSYQIFPDPSDFDRCCKLKDRLPSIVVEPTEGEVESGELRWPPEEFLVQEDEQDNCEETANENKEQ